The Chondrinema litorale genome includes a window with the following:
- a CDS encoding HAD family hydrolase yields MKEQIKVIAFDADDTLWVNEPYFRETEEKFSQMMADYLPQHSVTKELFKVEIDNLPLYGYGIKGFMLSMIETAIKISDKTIKVDTIEKILEIGQELLQKPIELLDDIEEVLQQLQGKYKLVMATKGDLLDQERKLIKSGLEKYFHHTEIVSEKKEKEYTKLIKHLDIKPEEFLMIGNSLKSDILPVLNLGAHGFHIPFHTTWEYEKIDTEIDHPKFKQLSSVKEVLDHLL; encoded by the coding sequence ATGAAAGAGCAAATCAAAGTTATTGCATTCGATGCCGATGATACACTGTGGGTAAACGAACCATATTTTAGAGAAACTGAAGAAAAGTTTAGCCAGATGATGGCCGATTATCTTCCACAACACTCTGTTACAAAAGAGCTGTTTAAAGTGGAAATAGATAATCTCCCGCTTTACGGTTATGGTATAAAAGGCTTTATGCTTTCGATGATCGAAACTGCCATTAAAATCTCTGATAAAACCATTAAGGTTGATACCATTGAGAAGATTCTGGAAATTGGTCAAGAATTACTGCAAAAACCCATCGAACTACTCGACGACATTGAGGAGGTTTTACAGCAATTACAAGGAAAGTACAAACTGGTAATGGCAACCAAAGGAGACTTACTAGATCAAGAAAGAAAATTGATTAAGTCTGGATTGGAAAAGTATTTTCACCATACAGAGATTGTGTCTGAGAAAAAAGAAAAAGAATATACCAAGCTAATTAAGCATCTGGATATAAAACCAGAAGAGTTTTTAATGATTGGTAACTCACTTAAATCTGATATTTTGCCTGTGCTTAATCTCGGTGCTCATGGTTTCCATATTCCGTTTCATACCACTTGGGAGTATGAAAAAATTGATACTGAAATAGATCATCCTAAATTCAAACAGTTGAGCTCGGTAAAAGAAGTTCTTGACCACCTCTTATAA
- a CDS encoding gluconate:H+ symporter: protein MNKLHVMPLIIVLLGILALVILIGYFKLNAFIAFILVSLGVGLAEGMAPEAVSEAVQKGIGSTLGFLIIILGFGAMLGKLVADSGAAQRITHSLMKAFGKKYLLWALLLTGFIIGIPMFYSVGFVIMVPLVFTVGAISKLPLLYIGLPMLSALSVTHGYLPPHPAPSSLVVIYGADLSTTLLYGMCVAVPAIILGGPVFAQTLKKYNPKPLAEFYKAEVLEEDEMPSFFISVFTALLPVLLLGFAPLLKLLVEEGSSAGKFISFIGDPIIAMIIAVVVAIFTLGVNRGKKMEDVMGSLESAIKSIAPILLIIAGAGALKEILIESGVSDYIASLLKDVSISPLILAWGITAIIRVSVGSATVAGLTSAGIMLPFIGQTGVDPNLMVLATGAGSLMFSHVNDSGFWMFKEYFNLSVTDTIKTWSVMETIVSVVGLVGVLVLAQVI from the coding sequence ATCAACAAACTTCATGTAATGCCTCTAATTATTGTTTTGTTAGGGATTCTCGCCCTAGTTATACTCATCGGATATTTTAAACTGAATGCTTTTATTGCCTTTATTCTTGTTTCACTTGGTGTTGGTTTGGCCGAAGGAATGGCACCCGAAGCCGTCTCCGAAGCAGTACAAAAAGGTATAGGCAGCACACTTGGTTTTCTTATTATTATTCTTGGTTTTGGTGCTATGCTTGGTAAACTTGTAGCAGACAGCGGTGCTGCTCAGCGAATAACCCACAGCCTTATGAAAGCCTTTGGTAAAAAATATTTACTATGGGCATTACTACTTACTGGTTTTATAATCGGTATCCCTATGTTTTATTCAGTAGGGTTTGTAATTATGGTTCCACTGGTATTTACAGTAGGTGCCATTTCTAAATTACCACTTTTATATATTGGTTTACCCATGCTCTCTGCACTTTCTGTAACACATGGTTATTTACCTCCTCACCCTGCCCCTTCTTCGCTTGTTGTAATATATGGAGCTGATCTGAGTACTACACTTTTATATGGAATGTGCGTAGCTGTTCCAGCAATTATCTTAGGCGGACCAGTTTTCGCACAAACATTAAAAAAATATAATCCGAAACCATTGGCAGAATTTTACAAAGCTGAAGTGTTAGAAGAAGATGAGATGCCTAGTTTTTTCATCAGTGTATTTACTGCTTTGCTTCCAGTACTTTTATTAGGTTTCGCTCCTTTGCTTAAGCTTTTGGTTGAAGAAGGTTCATCAGCTGGTAAATTCATTTCATTTATTGGAGACCCAATTATTGCCATGATAATCGCCGTTGTAGTCGCTATTTTTACTTTGGGAGTAAACAGAGGTAAAAAGATGGAAGATGTAATGGGCTCGTTAGAATCTGCCATTAAAAGTATAGCTCCCATTTTATTAATTATTGCTGGAGCTGGAGCATTAAAAGAAATTTTAATTGAAAGTGGAGTAAGTGATTATATTGCCAGCTTACTAAAAGATGTTTCCATTTCTCCTTTAATTCTTGCTTGGGGTATCACTGCAATTATTAGAGTCTCTGTTGGATCAGCTACTGTAGCAGGACTTACCAGTGCAGGAATTATGTTACCATTTATCGGTCAAACTGGTGTAGACCCTAACTTAATGGTATTGGCTACAGGTGCAGGCAGTTTAATGTTTTCTCACGTAAATGATTCTGGCTTCTGGATGTTTAAAGAGTACTTTAATCTCTCTGTAACAGATACTATTAAAACGTGGTCTGTAATGGAAACCATTGTTTCTGTTGTCGGACTGGTTGGGGTATTAGTTTTAGCACAGGTGATTTGA
- a CDS encoding chloramphenicol acetyltransferase, producing the protein MKNILDIENWPRKEHFYFFSQFDEPFFGVTVEIDCTQAYKKAKASGVSFFLYYLHKSLLAANKIESFRYRIEGKEVIIHESINASATINRPDNTFGFSYIPFHENFDKFLIAAKEEIAHVQASKTLLPSKSGDNVIHYSSLPWLKFTSLSHARHFVYKDSVPKISFGKLFDKDGKKYMACSIHVHHALLDGYDVGKHVDLFQELMNS; encoded by the coding sequence ATGAAAAATATACTTGATATAGAAAACTGGCCAAGAAAGGAACATTTTTACTTTTTTAGCCAGTTTGACGAGCCTTTTTTTGGCGTTACTGTAGAAATTGACTGTACCCAAGCTTATAAAAAAGCCAAAGCATCTGGTGTTTCTTTTTTTCTATATTATCTGCATAAATCGTTATTGGCAGCAAACAAGATCGAAAGTTTTCGCTATAGAATCGAAGGAAAAGAAGTAATCATTCACGAAAGTATTAATGCTTCGGCTACTATTAACCGACCTGATAATACTTTCGGTTTTAGTTATATTCCTTTTCATGAAAATTTCGATAAATTTTTAATTGCTGCGAAAGAAGAAATTGCCCATGTACAAGCAAGTAAAACCTTGTTACCTTCTAAATCGGGAGACAATGTAATTCACTACTCATCTTTACCTTGGTTAAAATTTACTTCTCTTTCGCATGCCAGACATTTTGTCTACAAAGACAGCGTACCTAAAATCTCTTTCGGCAAATTATTCGATAAAGATGGAAAGAAATACATGGCTTGTTCTATCCATGTGCACCATGCACTCTTAGATGGTTATGACGTTGGCAAACACGTAGACCTTTTTCAGGAACTGATGAATAGTTAG